Proteins encoded together in one Palaemon carinicauda isolate YSFRI2023 chromosome 45, ASM3689809v2, whole genome shotgun sequence window:
- the LOC137634841 gene encoding germ cell nuclear acidic protein-like: MSSFTWPITGALKYVPAYMNLFQRVSEDNGDVLSVPEDNGDVLSGPEDNGDVLSGPEANGDVLSGPEANGDVLSGPEDNGDVLSGPEANGDVLSGPEANGDVLSGPEDNGDVLSGPEANGDVLSGPEANGDVLSGPEDNGNVLSGPEANGDVLSGPEDNGDVLSGPEDNGDVLSGPEDNGDALSWSELVVRV, translated from the coding sequence ATGTCTTCATTCACTTGGCCAATCACTGGAGCTCTTAAATACGTGCCTGCATACATGAATCTCTTCCAACGTGTGTCTGAAGATAATGGTGATGTGTTATCTGTGCCCGAAGATAATGGCGATGTGTTATCTGGGCCCGAAGATAATGGCGATGTGTTATCTGGGCCCGAAGCTAATGGCGATGTGTTATCTGGGCCCGAAGCTAATGGCGATGTGTTATCGGGGCCCGAAGATAATGGCGATGTGTTATCTGGGCCCGAAGCTAATGGCGATGTGTTATCTGGGCCCGAAGCTAATGGCGATGTGTTATCGGGGCCCGAAGATAATGGCGATGTGTTATCTGGGCCCGAAGCTAATGGCGATGTGTTATCTGGGCCCGAAGCTAATGGCGATGTGTTATCTGGGCCCGAAGATAATGGCAATGTGTTATCTGGGCCCGAAGCTAATGGTGATGTGTTATCTGGGCCCGAAGATAATGGCGATGTGTTATCTGGGCCCGAAGATAATGGTGATGTGTTATCAGGGCCCGAAGATAATGGCGATGCGTTATCTTGGAGCGAGTTAGTTGTACGAGTTTAA